A single genomic interval of Psychroserpens sp. NJDZ02 harbors:
- a CDS encoding glycosyltransferase family 4 protein, whose translation MDKKKVLIITYYWPPAGGPGVQRWLKFVKYLPDFNIEPIVYCPSNANYPIVDKTLLDQVNPDLIVLKQPIREPYKLAQLFSKKSNTISKGIIAERQKQSLIERLMLFVRGNFFIPDARKNWVKPSVKYLATYIQDFKIDTIITSGPPHSLHLIGMALQAQLGVKWIADFRDPWTTIGYHKQLKLTAKSKKKHKDLERKVLNNADQIIVTSPSTKVEFEQITKQRIQVITNGYDNEKVTVTALDKKFTLSHIGSLLSKRNPEVLWKVLHDLVEEDAEFASQFQLNLIGAVGVEVLQSIQIYNLTDSLNNMGYVSHSEAVVFQKKSQLLLLIEIDSEDTKAIIPGKLFEYMVADRPIIAIGPRGADVASIIKTTNTGQFFDYQDYDNLKNVIKQHFEAFKVNNLKSYPIGLQQYSRQQLTKNLAGLINPS comes from the coding sequence ATGGATAAAAAAAAGGTACTGATTATTACTTATTATTGGCCACCAGCAGGTGGACCCGGGGTACAGCGCTGGTTAAAATTTGTTAAGTACTTACCAGATTTTAATATAGAGCCTATTGTATATTGTCCTTCAAATGCCAATTATCCTATTGTAGATAAGACATTGTTAGATCAAGTTAATCCTGATCTAATAGTACTTAAACAACCTATAAGAGAGCCTTATAAATTGGCGCAATTGTTTTCAAAAAAAAGCAACACTATAAGCAAAGGGATTATAGCAGAACGGCAAAAACAAAGTCTAATAGAGCGTTTAATGTTATTTGTAAGAGGGAATTTTTTTATCCCTGATGCGCGTAAAAATTGGGTAAAACCGTCTGTTAAGTATCTAGCAACTTACATACAGGATTTTAAAATTGATACTATTATTACTAGTGGTCCTCCACATAGCTTGCATTTAATTGGTATGGCGTTACAAGCGCAATTGGGAGTTAAATGGATTGCAGATTTTAGAGATCCTTGGACAACTATTGGATATCATAAACAATTAAAATTGACAGCAAAGTCTAAAAAAAAACATAAGGATTTAGAGCGTAAAGTACTTAATAATGCCGATCAAATTATAGTTACGAGTCCAAGTACAAAAGTAGAATTTGAGCAAATTACTAAGCAACGTATTCAGGTTATTACTAATGGTTATGATAACGAAAAAGTAACTGTAACGGCGTTAGATAAAAAGTTTACACTCTCTCATATAGGCTCTTTATTGTCTAAAAGAAATCCAGAAGTCCTTTGGAAAGTGTTGCATGATTTGGTTGAGGAGGATGCTGAATTTGCATCTCAATTTCAATTAAATTTAATTGGTGCAGTAGGGGTGGAAGTATTGCAATCTATTCAAATATATAATTTAACTGATAGTTTAAATAATATGGGTTATGTTTCGCATAGTGAAGCAGTTGTGTTTCAGAAAAAGTCTCAATTATTATTGTTAATTGAAATAGATTCTGAAGATACCAAAGCCATTATTCCAGGTAAGTTATTTGAATATATGGTCGCTGATAGACCTATAATTGCAATAGGTCCGCGAGGTGCAGATGTAGCTTCAATCATTAAAACAACCAACACAGGTCAGTTTTTTGATTATCAAGACTATGACAATTTAAAGAATGTTATAAAACAACATTTTGAGGCTTTTAAAGTTAATAATTTAAAATCGTATCCAATAGGTCTGCAACAGTATTCTAGACAACAATTGACTAAGAATTTAGCAGGGCTTATAAACCCTTCATAA
- a CDS encoding polysaccharide biosynthesis C-terminal domain-containing protein, producing MGIVINQSIKNTIITYFGFGIGAINVIFLYTQFLTEEYFGLITFILSTASILMPFMAFGVHNTIVKFYSSFKSRQSQNSFLSIMLLLPLLLIIPLGVITHLAYDSIANWLSKENAIIKDYTWLIYVSAGAFAYFEVFYAWSKVQLQSVFGNFMSEVFHRVATTILLICLYFGYLTVDQLIYGIVIVYVIRAFIMTLYAFSLRLPSFRFTKIPNLSSILKYSALIIIAGSVANIILEIDKFMLGQFEALNNVAYYGVAIYIATVIGVPARAMHQIANPLTAKFLNEGNTVELKTLYQKSSINLFIISGFIFLCIIINISKLYLLIPGNYSEGFIVVLVIGLAKLSDNLIGNNNAILFNSDYYRVVLMFGVLLAILTVVLNLIFIPVYGINGAAYASCITIFTYNIIKLTFVYKKFKMHPFTISTFKTLVLIGVCGLGLFFWEFPFHPIVDIALKTLLLSIVYGLSVYKFNLSEDISKLLNRFIP from the coding sequence ATGGGAATAGTCATTAATCAATCTATCAAAAACACTATTATAACTTATTTTGGTTTTGGTATTGGAGCTATTAATGTTATTTTTTTATACACCCAATTTTTAACAGAAGAGTACTTTGGTTTAATCACTTTTATATTATCCACTGCAAGTATATTAATGCCTTTTATGGCATTTGGTGTGCACAATACTATTGTTAAGTTTTATTCGTCTTTTAAAAGCCGACAATCTCAAAATAGTTTTCTAAGTATTATGCTTTTGCTGCCTTTGCTGCTTATTATTCCGTTAGGGGTAATCACGCATTTGGCTTACGATAGTATTGCGAATTGGTTGTCTAAGGAGAATGCAATCATAAAGGATTACACATGGTTAATCTATGTGTCTGCAGGTGCTTTTGCTTATTTTGAAGTCTTTTATGCTTGGAGTAAAGTACAATTGCAAAGTGTGTTTGGTAATTTTATGAGTGAAGTGTTTCATAGGGTTGCTACAACGATACTGCTTATTTGTCTTTATTTTGGGTATTTAACGGTAGATCAGTTAATTTATGGCATTGTCATAGTTTATGTTATCCGCGCATTTATAATGACACTGTATGCGTTTAGTTTAAGACTACCTAGTTTTAGATTTACTAAAATTCCTAATCTATCTAGTATTTTAAAATATTCAGCTTTAATAATTATTGCAGGTTCCGTGGCTAACATTATTTTAGAGATTGATAAGTTTATGTTAGGTCAGTTTGAAGCACTAAACAATGTTGCTTATTATGGCGTAGCAATTTATATAGCCACAGTTATTGGTGTTCCTGCACGTGCAATGCATCAAATAGCAAATCCGTTGACGGCTAAGTTTTTGAATGAAGGGAATACGGTCGAGTTAAAGACCTTGTATCAAAAAAGTTCGATTAACTTATTTATTATTAGTGGGTTTATTTTTTTGTGTATTATTATCAATATAAGTAAGCTGTATCTTTTGATACCAGGAAATTATAGTGAAGGGTTTATTGTTGTTTTGGTAATAGGTCTGGCTAAGTTGTCCGATAACTTAATTGGAAACAATAACGCTATTCTTTTTAATAGTGATTATTATAGAGTTGTCCTCATGTTTGGGGTATTGTTGGCAATATTAACAGTCGTTTTAAATTTAATTTTTATTCCTGTTTATGGTATTAATGGGGCAGCGTATGCTAGTTGTATTACGATATTTACGTATAATATAATAAAGTTAACGTTTGTCTACAAGAAGTTTAAAATGCATCCTTTTACTATTTCGACATTTAAAACATTAGTTTTAATTGGTGTTTGTGGATTAGGTTTATTCTTTTGGGAATTCCCTTTTCATCCCATAGTAGATATTGCTCTAAAAACATTGCTATTATCTATAGTCTATGGTTTGTCCGTTTATAAATTTAATTTATCAGAAGATATTTCTAAACTATTAAATCGTTTTATACCATAA